The Nycticebus coucang isolate mNycCou1 chromosome 2, mNycCou1.pri, whole genome shotgun sequence genome includes a window with the following:
- the PRXL2C gene encoding peroxiredoxin-like 2C isoform X3, with protein sequence MTSVAVAPVTQQVSGCAAPAPGPALSGAKREQLLAASVADLLVQDASGKRVPFGTLFRERQAIVVFVRHFLCYICKEYVEDLAKIPKSFLQEANVTLIVIGQSSYHHIEPFCKLTGYSHEIYVDPEREIYKELGMKRGEELASAGNGNEGSVTVRAEIENRQPRK encoded by the exons ATGACCTCTGTTGCGGTAGCTCCGGTCACTCAGCAGGTCAGCGGCTGCGCGGCCCCGGCTCCGGGCCCGGCCCTGAGTGGCGCCAAGCGCGAGCAGCTCCTGGCGGCCTCCGTGGCCGACCTGCTGGTGCAGGATGCCTCCGGCAAGCGAGTGCCGTTCGGCACACTGTTCCGAGAGCGCCAGGCCATAGTGGTCTTCGTGCGG CATTTCCTGTGTTATATCTGCAAAGAATACGTGGAAGATCTGGCCAAAATCCCTAAGAGTTTCTTACAA gaagcaaatgtcacccttaTAGTGATTGGACAGTCATCCTACCATCACATTGAG CCTTTTTGCAAACTGACTGGTTATTCCCATGAAATCTATGTTGATCctgagagagaaatttataaagaattagGAATGAAAAGAGGTGAAGAGCTTGCTTCCGCAG ggAATGGAAATGAAGGATCAGTTACAGTGAGAGCAGAAATAGAAAACCGACAGccaaggaaatga
- the PRXL2C gene encoding peroxiredoxin-like 2C isoform X2: MTSVAVAPVTQQVSGCAAPAPGPALSGAKREQLLAASVADLLVQDASGKRVPFGTLFRERQAIVVFVRHFLCYICKEYVEDLAKIPKSFLQPFCKLTGYSHEIYVDPEREIYKELGMKRGEELASAGQSPHIKSNLLSGSLQSLWRAVTGPLFDFQGDPAQQGGTLILGPGNNIHFIHRDKNRLDHKPINSVLQLVGVQQVNFTSRPSIIHV, from the exons ATGACCTCTGTTGCGGTAGCTCCGGTCACTCAGCAGGTCAGCGGCTGCGCGGCCCCGGCTCCGGGCCCGGCCCTGAGTGGCGCCAAGCGCGAGCAGCTCCTGGCGGCCTCCGTGGCCGACCTGCTGGTGCAGGATGCCTCCGGCAAGCGAGTGCCGTTCGGCACACTGTTCCGAGAGCGCCAGGCCATAGTGGTCTTCGTGCGG CATTTCCTGTGTTATATCTGCAAAGAATACGTGGAAGATCTGGCCAAAATCCCTAAGAGTTTCTTACAA CCTTTTTGCAAACTGACTGGTTATTCCCATGAAATCTATGTTGATCctgagagagaaatttataaagaattagGAATGAAAAGAGGTGAAGAGCTTGCTTCCGCAG gaCAGAGCCCCCATATAAAGTCAAATCTACTCTCAGGAAGCCTTCAGAGCCTGTGGAGGGCAGTGACTGGCCCTCTCTTTGATTTTCAAGGAGATCCAGCTCAGCAAGGCGGAACCCTCATTTTAGGTCCAG GTAACAACATCCATTTTATACACCGTGATAAGAACAGGTTGGATCACAAACCCATAAACTCTGTTTTACAGCTTGTAGGAGTTCAGCAAGTGAACTTCACAAGCAGACCTTCAATTATCCATGTGTGA
- the PRXL2C gene encoding peroxiredoxin-like 2C isoform X1: MTSVAVAPVTQQVSGCAAPAPGPALSGAKREQLLAASVADLLVQDASGKRVPFGTLFRERQAIVVFVRHFLCYICKEYVEDLAKIPKSFLQEANVTLIVIGQSSYHHIEPFCKLTGYSHEIYVDPEREIYKELGMKRGEELASAGQSPHIKSNLLSGSLQSLWRAVTGPLFDFQGDPAQQGGTLILGPGNNIHFIHRDKNRLDHKPINSVLQLVGVQQVNFTSRPSIIHV; encoded by the exons ATGACCTCTGTTGCGGTAGCTCCGGTCACTCAGCAGGTCAGCGGCTGCGCGGCCCCGGCTCCGGGCCCGGCCCTGAGTGGCGCCAAGCGCGAGCAGCTCCTGGCGGCCTCCGTGGCCGACCTGCTGGTGCAGGATGCCTCCGGCAAGCGAGTGCCGTTCGGCACACTGTTCCGAGAGCGCCAGGCCATAGTGGTCTTCGTGCGG CATTTCCTGTGTTATATCTGCAAAGAATACGTGGAAGATCTGGCCAAAATCCCTAAGAGTTTCTTACAA gaagcaaatgtcacccttaTAGTGATTGGACAGTCATCCTACCATCACATTGAG CCTTTTTGCAAACTGACTGGTTATTCCCATGAAATCTATGTTGATCctgagagagaaatttataaagaattagGAATGAAAAGAGGTGAAGAGCTTGCTTCCGCAG gaCAGAGCCCCCATATAAAGTCAAATCTACTCTCAGGAAGCCTTCAGAGCCTGTGGAGGGCAGTGACTGGCCCTCTCTTTGATTTTCAAGGAGATCCAGCTCAGCAAGGCGGAACCCTCATTTTAGGTCCAG GTAACAACATCCATTTTATACACCGTGATAAGAACAGGTTGGATCACAAACCCATAAACTCTGTTTTACAGCTTGTAGGAGTTCAGCAAGTGAACTTCACAAGCAGACCTTCAATTATCCATGTGTGA